In Vibrio sp. 10N, the following proteins share a genomic window:
- the xerD gene encoding site-specific tyrosine recombinase XerD: MVVSDVNIQDQGLVEQFLDSMWMERGLSENTLASYRNDLVKLLKWMHEHNYKLDFISLSGLQEYQTWLTDQNYQQSSRARMLSAIRRLFQYLHREKLRSDDPTALLVSPKLPKRLPKDLTEDQVMALLDAPDPNDPIELRDKAMLELLYATGLRVTELVSLTMENISLRQGVVRVVGKGNKERLVPMGENAIDWIAEFIDKGRPQLLGEKTSDVVFPSKRAKQMTRQTFWHRIKFYAVLADIDTELLSPHVLRHAFATHLLNYGADLRVVQMLLGHSDLSTTQIYTHVATERLKNIHSQHHPRA, translated from the coding sequence GTGGTCGTGAGCGACGTCAATATCCAAGATCAGGGCTTAGTGGAACAATTTCTCGATTCCATGTGGATGGAGCGAGGGTTGTCAGAAAACACCTTGGCGTCTTATCGAAATGATCTGGTGAAGTTGTTGAAATGGATGCATGAGCATAATTACAAATTGGACTTCATCAGTTTGTCGGGTTTGCAGGAGTACCAAACCTGGTTAACCGATCAAAACTATCAGCAAAGCTCACGCGCGAGAATGCTTTCTGCAATACGCAGACTGTTTCAATACTTGCACCGAGAAAAGCTACGATCGGACGATCCGACGGCTTTATTGGTGAGCCCCAAGCTGCCTAAGCGATTACCAAAAGATTTGACTGAAGACCAAGTGATGGCGCTTCTCGATGCGCCCGATCCTAACGACCCTATAGAGCTGCGCGACAAAGCGATGCTTGAGCTGCTTTACGCCACAGGTCTTCGTGTTACAGAGCTTGTGAGCCTGACGATGGAAAACATCAGTCTAAGACAGGGCGTGGTACGTGTTGTAGGTAAAGGTAACAAAGAGCGTTTGGTACCTATGGGTGAGAACGCCATTGATTGGATTGCTGAATTTATTGATAAAGGTCGCCCGCAGCTGCTTGGTGAGAAAACCTCGGATGTGGTGTTTCCAAGCAAACGTGCTAAGCAGATGACCCGACAAACCTTTTGGCACCGTATTAAGTTCTATGCCGTATTGGCCGATATCGACACAGAGTTACTGTCGCCCCACGTACTAAGGCACGCTTTTGCGACGCATCTATTGAACTATGGTGCCGATCTGCGTGTCGTACAGATGTTGCTGGGGCATAGTGACTTATCTACGACACAAATTTATACTCATGTAGCAACAGAACGATTGAAGAACATTCATAGCCAGCATCATCCAAGGGCTTAA
- the fldB gene encoding flavodoxin FldB — protein MKIGLFYGSSTCYTEMAAEKIRDIIGPDIVDIFNVKDTPISQMSSYDLLILGISTWDFGELQEDWGAIWDQIGGVSLNDKVVALFGLGDQEGYGEWYLDAMGMLHDELKPTGAKFIGYWDNQGYEFEASKALTEDGSQFVGLALDEDSQYELSDERIASWCEQILVEYQQTL, from the coding sequence ATGAAAATAGGTTTATTTTACGGCTCGTCCACCTGCTATACCGAGATGGCTGCAGAGAAAATTCGCGACATCATCGGTCCTGATATCGTCGACATATTTAACGTAAAAGACACACCTATTAGCCAGATGAGCAGCTATGATCTGCTTATCTTAGGGATTTCGACCTGGGATTTCGGTGAACTCCAAGAAGACTGGGGCGCGATATGGGATCAAATCGGTGGCGTGTCACTCAACGACAAAGTCGTCGCATTGTTCGGCTTAGGCGATCAAGAAGGCTATGGCGAATGGTATCTGGATGCAATGGGAATGCTTCACGATGAACTCAAGCCGACTGGCGCCAAGTTCATTGGCTACTGGGACAACCAGGGCTATGAGTTTGAAGCATCGAAAGCACTGACTGAAGATGGCAGCCAGTTTGTCGGCTTGGCACTGGATGAAGACTCTCAATACGAGCTTAGCGATGAGCGTATTGCCAGCTGGTGTGAGCAGATCCTCGTTGAGTATCAGCAAACGCTTTGA
- a CDS encoding tRNA1(Val) (adenine(37)-N6)-methyltransferase yields MTSSTSKTKGFQFKQFTILDGHSGMPVSTDGVLLGAWAQYTNAERLLDIGTGTGLLALMSAQRFQHAAITAIDIDSTAINDAKRNFAATEWGARLTLLQGDVLKQSFSERFTGIICNPPYFNSGEVSHNAQRATARHTHTLAHEQLLQRCHNLLTEEGQASFVLPTPEGEQFIAMAKQQGWFLTRLCRVQTTPKKSCHRLLFTLSKVFEECKEEHLVIHGDTGGYSADFITLTNGFYLKM; encoded by the coding sequence ATGACTAGTAGCACATCAAAAACTAAAGGCTTTCAATTCAAGCAGTTCACAATTCTCGATGGTCACTCTGGGATGCCAGTCAGCACCGATGGGGTACTTCTCGGTGCATGGGCACAATACACCAACGCCGAACGACTGCTTGATATCGGCACCGGTACTGGCCTTTTAGCCTTGATGAGTGCTCAGCGCTTTCAACATGCTGCGATTACTGCGATCGATATCGACAGCACGGCCATTAATGATGCCAAACGCAACTTTGCAGCCACTGAATGGGGCGCACGTCTAACACTGCTTCAAGGAGACGTACTAAAGCAGAGCTTTAGCGAGCGTTTTACGGGCATCATTTGCAACCCACCCTATTTCAATAGCGGCGAAGTCTCGCACAATGCCCAGCGGGCCACTGCCAGACACACTCACACCCTAGCGCATGAGCAATTGCTACAGCGCTGCCATAATTTGCTCACGGAAGAGGGACAAGCCAGCTTTGTCCTGCCAACACCGGAAGGTGAGCAGTTCATCGCAATGGCTAAACAGCAAGGTTGGTTCTTAACACGCTTATGCCGAGTACAAACCACCCCTAAAAAGTCTTGTCACCGTCTGCTGTTTACCTTGAGTAAGGTATTTGAAGAGTGTAAAGAGGAGCATTTAGTTATCCATGGCGACACTGGTGGATATTCTGCGGACTTTATTACTCTAACTAACGGCTTTTACCTTAAAATGTAA
- the brnQ gene encoding branched-chain amino acid transport system II carrier protein: MKQTLKTTDIIAVGFMLFAFFLGAGNIIFPPLAGQLAGENLLPAMTGFLLTAVGLPLITIIAVAVAGGSWEHLTKDLPKKAATLIAVLIFIIIGPAFAAPRTGLVAYEMAVRPFFADAAQMHLTIFSILFFAVAMSFAWSQGKLIDVIGKVLTPVLFVGLIILAGAVFIDPQGEMITPIGEYLSQPLTKGFLEGYNTMDTFGSLMFGMLIVDALRKKGITEQAATTKYLISAAFIAAAGLAFVYISLFYLGATSATVAAGADNGGAILSQYVQALFGPYGQIVLSVIVLLACLTTAIGLISACSDYFSSLTSISYQKWVVIIGVACAVVANVGLAQLISLSVPVLFALYPVAIALVALTFTRKYLANPKLAYRVVILVSLAFAMIDAAKVAGIDVSAFNALPLFSVGMGWVMPTFVAIVCMCFIGRSDQSLEQEAA; the protein is encoded by the coding sequence GTGAAACAGACGTTAAAAACAACAGATATTATAGCAGTCGGCTTTATGCTGTTTGCGTTTTTCCTTGGTGCTGGCAACATCATCTTTCCACCACTAGCGGGTCAATTAGCAGGTGAGAATTTGCTCCCAGCGATGACCGGTTTTCTTCTCACTGCAGTAGGTCTTCCTCTTATTACCATTATTGCTGTTGCAGTGGCAGGGGGTTCTTGGGAGCACCTGACGAAAGATTTGCCAAAGAAAGCGGCGACGCTTATTGCGGTACTGATCTTTATTATTATAGGTCCTGCATTCGCTGCGCCTCGTACAGGTCTAGTAGCTTATGAAATGGCGGTTCGCCCGTTTTTCGCTGACGCAGCACAAATGCACTTAACCATTTTCTCTATTCTGTTTTTTGCGGTGGCGATGTCGTTTGCATGGTCGCAAGGCAAATTGATTGATGTTATCGGTAAGGTACTTACGCCAGTTCTGTTTGTCGGTCTTATTATTCTCGCTGGTGCGGTCTTTATCGACCCACAAGGTGAAATGATTACCCCAATCGGTGAATACCTGAGTCAGCCATTGACGAAAGGCTTCCTTGAAGGTTACAACACCATGGATACCTTCGGTTCCTTGATGTTTGGCATGTTGATTGTGGATGCACTGCGTAAAAAAGGCATTACTGAGCAAGCAGCAACGACTAAGTACCTAATTAGCGCGGCATTTATTGCAGCAGCGGGTCTTGCATTTGTCTACATCTCACTGTTCTACCTGGGTGCGACGAGCGCAACGGTTGCAGCGGGTGCAGACAATGGCGGTGCTATCTTAAGCCAATACGTACAGGCGTTGTTTGGTCCATACGGTCAAATCGTACTTTCTGTGATTGTATTGCTAGCGTGTTTGACGACCGCTATCGGTCTGATCTCAGCGTGTTCTGATTACTTCAGTTCACTAACTTCTATCAGCTACCAGAAATGGGTTGTGATCATTGGTGTTGCATGTGCTGTCGTCGCAAACGTTGGTTTGGCGCAGCTTATCTCGCTATCAGTTCCAGTACTGTTTGCACTGTACCCAGTGGCGATTGCACTAGTCGCTTTGACATTTACTCGTAAGTACCTAGCGAACCCGAAACTCGCTTACCGCGTGGTTATCTTAGTATCACTAGCTTTTGCCATGATCGATGCTGCGAAAGTTGCAGGTATTGATGTATCTGCATTCAACGCACTGCCGCTGTTCAGCGTGGGCATGGGTTGGGTAATGCCAACGTTTGTTGCAATTGTCTGCATGTGCTTCATTGGTCGCAGCGACCAAAGCCTAGAGCAAGAAGCGGCTTAG
- the srmB gene encoding ATP-dependent RNA helicase SrmB, which yields MIRTFAELDLDPVLLEAIDEMGFSRPTDIQAQAIPQALDARDILASAPTGTGKTASFAIPAIQYLLDFPRKKAGPARILILTPTRELAMQVAEQATALAKYTRLKVATITGGVTYDSHAATLAETQDIVVATPGRLMEYIEAERFDCRAIEWLVLDEADRMLDLGFGPTVDRLSAECRWRKQTLLFSATLEGRGVEGFTADLLKNPAELEAQPSTRERKKITQWYHRADDASHKLNLLKHILTEQAQRTIVFVKTRERLGELRQQLDSAQIPCSWIQGEMLQDRRNNAISRFRDGQVNVLLATDIAARGIDLPDVSHVINYDMPRSADVYLHRIGRTARAGKKGIAISIVEAHDQPMMDRVARYTKETIKERFIDGMRPTHKKPVFKKKKPKKDDKKKAVKKKKSAKKK from the coding sequence GTGATCAGAACCTTTGCCGAACTCGATCTAGATCCGGTCCTTTTAGAAGCGATTGACGAAATGGGCTTTAGCCGCCCAACTGACATCCAGGCTCAGGCTATTCCACAAGCATTGGATGCAAGGGATATTCTTGCCTCTGCACCAACAGGAACAGGTAAAACCGCTTCCTTTGCCATCCCAGCGATTCAATATCTGCTCGACTTCCCTCGCAAGAAGGCAGGTCCAGCACGTATTTTGATCCTAACGCCAACTCGTGAACTGGCGATGCAAGTGGCAGAGCAAGCAACTGCACTCGCAAAGTACACTCGCCTTAAAGTTGCAACTATTACTGGTGGTGTTACGTATGACTCCCACGCTGCAACACTGGCAGAGACTCAAGATATCGTGGTAGCAACACCAGGTCGTTTGATGGAGTACATCGAAGCTGAGCGCTTTGACTGCCGTGCTATCGAATGGTTAGTACTGGATGAAGCAGACCGCATGCTAGACTTGGGCTTCGGCCCAACCGTTGATCGCCTATCGGCGGAGTGTCGCTGGCGTAAACAAACGCTGCTGTTCTCAGCAACGCTTGAAGGTCGCGGCGTAGAAGGGTTCACTGCTGATCTTTTGAAAAACCCAGCAGAGCTCGAAGCACAGCCATCAACACGCGAGCGCAAAAAGATCACCCAGTGGTATCACCGCGCCGATGATGCGAGTCACAAACTGAACTTGCTAAAACACATACTGACCGAGCAAGCTCAGCGTACTATCGTGTTTGTAAAGACGCGCGAACGCCTAGGCGAGCTTCGTCAGCAACTAGATAGCGCACAAATCCCATGTTCGTGGATTCAAGGTGAAATGCTACAAGATCGTCGTAACAACGCGATCAGCCGTTTCCGTGATGGCCAAGTGAACGTTCTGCTCGCGACTGACATCGCCGCACGTGGTATCGATTTGCCTGATGTTTCTCACGTCATCAACTACGACATGCCACGCAGTGCTGACGTCTACCTGCACCGCATTGGTCGCACTGCTCGCGCAGGTAAAAAAGGCATCGCTATCTCTATTGTAGAAGCACACGATCAACCAATGATGGATCGCGTCGCTCGCTACACAAAAGAGACTATCAAAGAGCGCTTCATCGACGGCATGCGCCCAACGCACAAAAAGCCAGTCTTCAAGAAGAAAAAGCCCAAGAAAGACGACAAGAAAAAAGCGGTGAAGAAAAAGAAAAGCGCTAAGAAGAAATAA
- the dsbC gene encoding bifunctional protein-disulfide isomerase/oxidoreductase DsbC: MSVLRRLTLLSLPFFVTACGAEESQPSQTTPAPVVETAAVSSTADEAAIRERFAKIGIEVSEVVPSDIAGLMEVRTPGGILFASPSGDHFIAGTLYSIDADGNYKDVIAERQAPINAEKVAAFADSVIEYKAKDEKYVVTVFTDITCGYCVRLHSQMQEYNDLGITVRYLAYPRQGATGSVAEQMAKIWCSDNPATAMHDAKVNRKEAVFDGDLTQCQETIEKHYNLGRELGISGTPAIFLPNGEMVGGYLPPADLLKRLEQIK, from the coding sequence ATGAGCGTATTACGCCGCTTAACTCTACTTTCTCTGCCATTTTTCGTTACGGCTTGTGGCGCTGAAGAGTCTCAACCAAGCCAAACAACACCCGCGCCCGTTGTAGAAACGGCGGCGGTGAGTTCAACAGCAGATGAAGCGGCCATTCGTGAACGATTTGCCAAAATTGGCATTGAGGTATCTGAAGTGGTGCCTTCTGATATTGCTGGTTTGATGGAAGTTCGCACACCAGGCGGCATCTTATTTGCGTCACCATCAGGCGACCATTTTATTGCTGGTACCTTGTATTCGATTGATGCCGACGGTAATTACAAAGACGTGATTGCTGAGCGTCAAGCGCCGATCAACGCAGAAAAAGTCGCTGCGTTTGCTGACAGTGTGATTGAGTACAAAGCAAAAGATGAAAAGTATGTGGTGACCGTGTTTACCGATATTACTTGTGGCTACTGTGTGAGACTGCACAGCCAGATGCAAGAGTACAATGATTTAGGCATTACCGTGCGCTACTTAGCTTATCCTCGACAAGGCGCTACCGGCTCTGTTGCGGAACAGATGGCGAAGATCTGGTGTTCTGACAACCCTGCGACGGCGATGCATGATGCCAAAGTTAATCGCAAAGAGGCGGTGTTTGATGGTGACTTGACACAGTGCCAAGAGACGATCGAAAAACACTACAATCTTGGGCGAGAGCTGGGTATCAGTGGTACGCCGGCGATTTTCTTGCCAAATGGCGAAATGGTAGGTGGCTACTTACCTCCAGCTGATCTTCTAAAGCGTCTAGAACAAATTAAATAA